TGGaccacacagagagagaatgtttcCGTGTCTACAGAAAGTTGTATAGGATGGCAGAATCTGGAACCTGGAATCTGCAGGTATGGCAGGGCTAAGAATGATGCTTTCTCAGCTAATTCCTGGAATGGCACATGAtaacaaattcaagaaaaaagtcatttctCATCACTCCAAGGAGATTATGAGTGAAACCTATTGACCATGCCATCTCACGAAAAAGAAGAGGGTTTGCAACAAATGTGATGGAAATCCTCCCCAAAAAAGAACCATTTATGTTTGTTGTGTTTTAGTCCTGCAAGTCTtcatgcttttctgtttttgtgggggctggggaggggggcactgtAGCTAGATGGATGGAGGCAGATTCACAGAAAAACACGTTGGCTGACATTGTGGACATGGCTAATGCTAAGGTGGGCACTGTGTGGGTGGACACTGGGGAGGTGTTGAGCGCTGGATAAGTagacactgaaaaaataaatgccaactATGGCAAGATGAACTCTGTGGGTATAGGTAAGGTACTGGGTATTTTGGGGTCCCTGTCTCTATATAGTATAGGGGGCTTGGCAAGGACACATGGTTGGGATAAGTCTGCACAACATCTGCTTTTCTTTGAACTCAGGGAAGTTCAAAGGAAGCAAGTGAAGGTATTAGCGAAGGTGAGAGAAACCAATGCTCATATAATGAGCTGGGAAATTCCACGTCTAATCTGTGAGGGTATTTTTTAATCACCTAAATCTATGATTATAATGAGTAGTTACCTTcctatttagcattttttttcctttttagaaatttGTTCTATATTATAAAGATCTTCCATTCTTATGtcataagtcaaagaaaaaaacttttttccgAAATAGCAAATATTGGTTGAATTCATCAAATAACTCCAGGGTTCAAATTCTAAATTGTATTCAGAATAAATTAGCATTGTTATGTACCATGAAACTAAAGGTTTTTAGAAAACCATGCACATGTTTTTGCAAGATATCATACCCTGATTTCTGTCatgttttttcttgaaaaaaaattcgTGAATATCAAGAATTCCAACTCACCCAATTCTCTACTACAGgttaagaataaaattttaaaagagtggCAATTATGAGGAAGGGCCATTTTTAGGGTCAGGCAGCCCCTGTCATCGAGAAGTGGAGTGAGCAGTGGAGCCACTGGAGTAACACATAAGCCCTGTGAAAGTCCTAACAGGATGGGACAGACTGGAGGCCCTTTTCCCCCTGGCAGTTTGAATGACAGAGGCTCTGAACATTTACAGAGAGAGGTCATAATTACCCTCAAATCAACAGCATCTTCTGAAGAGGGTACAGACTACTCAACATCCCAGCAGACATCACATAAGATCCTACTACTTGGTGGACACCTGGTTCTGCAGAAATGTGGCATGTCTGGGGTGGGAGTGTTGAGCACACAGTAGAAAAAAGACAGGAGGAGAAGCAGCTTGGTGGAGAGTCAAGGACATTATCATGCCAACAAGCAGCAATTTTAAATCCCCTGAACATGCACAAACCTTGCAGACTCAGGTGACATCATTCTCTCCTCCCAGTCTGATGATTACTTGCCAACTTGCAAAGCTTTGCTGGATAATTTTTGCCTTACAGTCTCCAAATTTCTCTGGAGTTCTTTTCAAACATATCTGGAGCGCTTTTGCATCATGCAGGTGTGAGGCAGGTGATAAGCAACACACCTGTCATCTGACATCTGTTGTCTGCTTCATACCTGCTTGAtgttattttacaaatggggTTCATTCCCCAGTGACCACTGCAATCCGTCTAGAAATTCTGCTGGTCTCTCAGTCCCTAGATGTTTTGCTTGTCACCAGCAAAGTCAAGAAGACACAGCTTCAGGAAGAGAGCGAAGGGTCGGAATCTGAAGAGCTGGGCTCTAGGTATGATTCAAAAACATGACTTCTGGGTGGTCTTGATGAATTACCTTCCCCTTTCTGGGGAAGGACATCAGTTTGTTTATCTGGAAGCTGAATAGGCTCGCTGGTGGCTTTCAGGTATCTTTTCACCCTAATATTTGCCCATGGCGACCTGCTCTCCCTCAATTCCAGGCTGAGGTTTTGTCTTATCTGCATTAACCAGTCTTCCTTCTGAAGCCTGCCtaaacttccattttcttctttggtgCACTTGCTTTTATTCTCTTCAGAGAGAATAGATGTGTATatggagtggggagggcagggggagagagagcatgtacctGTGAGCAGAGGAAGGTGCATGTGTGCTCTGGTATCAGTGAGTATTTGCATGAGTGTATATTTACATGGGAAAGGGGTGGATATCACCCCCTTAGGCTTCTCCTAGGCAGGCACTGTGGATTCTACTCTCCATCCTGCTACAGCATAGAGGTCTCAGTGATcaagtcagtgtgtgtgtgtgtgtgtgtgtgtgtgtgtgtgtgtgtgatttgagGGGGAGTCAGTGTGTGTAGGAATTCATCTGTGTGTGGGTCTGGAGGAGTGTTTCATGGCTTGGCTCCATGTATTGGGGCATCAAGCAAGGGAGGATGTATAAAGAATCATGATGAAATCCATATAAGCACTACTTCTTTCAAAGAAGAACAATAAAGGaataaaccaaacagaaaaaGGGCAACTTGGGAACCAGGACTAAGTCACAGACAGCTTGAAACAGGCACCATCTACACTCAGGTGGGACTCACTCAGGTGCAGAAGAAGCCCTGCTCTAGGTAAAGGTGTCCAAAGTAACAGACTCTGGGTGGTCTTGACCCATTGCCAGCCCACGAGCgacctgacacacacacacacacacacacacacgtgcgcgcgcgcgcacacacacacacacacacacactcagtgcCTGTGCCAGACCCTTTGCTGCTTTATGttgaaaaaacaattaagaaagtGGAGTCAGCAAATGACACCCACAGCCAACTGTGGAGTTAAAAGTGATTTaatgggggcagggcaggaaagATCCACTTGATCCCCCAAACCTCTCTTTAGATGAGCCCTGAGAAGTTAGAAAAGTAGCTCAGCCAGTGAGACTCTCAGCGTCATTTAGAGGCTCGGAGCCCTCCAGAGCAGTGTGAGGGAAATCTTTGTAGAGGGTGCAAAGAGGGAGGGTTATGACTCAGAGTGGCAGCATGCTAATTGTAAGGAAGGCATAGAAGCAGAATGTGAGAGGGGATTCAGCATCCGGTGGTCAGCTTCCCAAGGGTTTGCTTGGCGGTAGACCCCATTACTTCTGCTTGGTCTTCTGCTGAGCTGGTGCTGGAGTGACTGTTGAGGGACATGGCTCAGGAACCTTGGGGTGGCAGGATTCTGGTGCTTTGGGATGGCAAGGCTCTGGAGCCTTGGGGTGGCAGGGCTCTGGAGCCTTGGGGTGGCAGGGCTCTGGAGGCTTGGGGTGGCATGGCTCATTGGTTTTGGGGACACATGATTCCTGGGGTGGTGGCTGGCAGGGCTGTTTCACCTGCTGCTGCtgaggctgagggggaggggtgcaAGGCTGCTTCTGCTGATGAGAACTCATGCTTCAGAGGAGGCTGACCCTACAGACAGAACAGACAGGTCAGATGATTTAAACAGAGATTAACTAGGTTAGAAACCATGTTCAATGTCAAATAACCATGTTATTTTCAGTCTCCTTTAAATCAAACAGCCTTCATTTCCCCTGGCTGTCTCCCTAAACACTTGAAAGTAAAGTATGCTTTGATAATTTCTGGGCCATTTCAAGAGAAGGAGCTAAAAGACAATTTGATCTGCTCCATTTCAGTGGGTTCATTCCCCAGCAACATTTCTTCCCCAGACATGTTGAATCCCTCATTGACAAGTGCCCAGGACCACACTGAAGTCTTTTTGAAAGTGACATTGTAGAAACAGCTGCAGTCTACCCACCCCTACAAACATGTAGCACACCTTTGACTTACAGGATGCCTCTGTAGGTCTTAGCTCCTGTGACCTCGCTTTGCCTTTGCTTATATAGTCTGCTCTGAAATGTTCTTCCCATCTCTGTTCGTCCAAATACACCTCCATTGTAGCCCTCATGTGCCATCACCAGGAGATCTTGAATAGGCTCTCCCAAACTGCCAAAgcccttccctgtccctctgtTCCCCTACCAATCACTATCTGCTTTGCCTTTCATCTTTGTACATGCATGCACTATCTTGCTTGCTAGGCTGTGAGCTTGCTGAGTAAGTTGCATAACGGCCTGATTTACACAAAGTGTAACAGGCATGGTGCCTGAAATATAGCAAACACACAGTAGAGGTCCATCTcatgaattaacatttttatgagtCATAAACAGAGAAAATAGTGGTGTTGCTGAGAGTACCTGGGTCTGAGTCCTAGTCACATCCTGGTGTTAACTTACTATAGGTACTTACACAGACCTGTCCCTTCCCTGGCCCCCAGTCCCATAGTTATCCATTGAAGTAGCAGACTTACCTGCCCCTAAATTCCCTTCACACCCAAACTATGCCTTACTCTAAAATACAGATACCCCAGTAGTCTCTCTAATTAATACCCCCATCAGCTCTCTTAAACATATTTGCCTTTGTCCAGtttccaataataaaaaaataaacatgaatttcaAATTGGTCCCAAACAGAGACTCACCTGGTATGCAGCAAACAGGTTGTCTGGTTGCTCTGGTCTGATGTGAAGTCAGCGGCCAGCCGGCCTTTTATAGGATAATGTGCCCTGCCTCAAGGAAACAGAATCACCCCAGGCCCCCTGTGTTTTCATTCCTTACCTGTCAAACATGATTCACCCTACTCCCCTCAATTACCAATTGGCTCAGCTTTTGTGATGAAAACCACCCACTTGATATTTTTTTGGCACTGGCTATGTGACAATGATGTCACTGGTGCCTGATTCCCAGTGCCACCCTCTCCCTTAGACCCAGGCACAGGGtttgtgtggggggaggggggagccacAGACTTCCTAGAGGGTTTCATGAGTTAACCCTGGAGGAAGATCTGAGTCCTTTTTGTGGCCTTGCTACCTTCTTGCTGTCTCTTCTATTCTGTGGGACAGAATACATTTGGGCACATgaaaaagtgggagaggggtgtgGAGGAGCTGAGGTGGGCACCAATTGTCTGTCTTGTAAAGGTAGATGCTAGAGGTCATCGACTGACTTAGGACAGACTTCTTGTCTGGGGTCCAGAACGTTTTCCCATCTTTCCCCTAACCCCATTGAATCACCCACATTCAGATTACTTAATTAttacccccaaccccaccccttcCTGACTGGTTGCTAATCTGGGTGAACCTGCTTTGCCTTCACCAACCACACCTTCACCCCTCTTCTACTTCAGAGATTTTCAAGGGCTAATTCCTCTTCTGGGATAACCTTTTCCCTCCACTCCACCCAGCCTTCTGGCCTGGCCCTTCCTTTCTAACAGCTGCaaaccacccaccacccaccaaaAACCTGGAAGCCTCTTCTAACTACCTTAGCTCCTAAGAGCCCATTCCCACTCCTTCTTTGCCACTTTCAGTCCCAGCTCTGACATCTGGAGGTCTTGCTGGCTGCAATGCTTTCCTTCTCGTGGCTCTGTATCACCTGGGGGCTCTCCCAGCATCAAAGCTGTGCCTGCTTCAAACAACAGCTCTCCCATGGTGATATTGGTTTCCAcaatcatttaacaaatattaatggaGATGCTAGTATATGCCAAGCATGTCTCATTCTGGGAACTATCCAAGTGTGAAGGCCACTTCCCCTCAACAGACTGGGAAATTCCTAGCACCAGAAACACATCCTACTTCAGAGCCACTAATTTAATGGATCTCAGAGAGCTTCAGTCTATACTCTTTAAGTGATGTTTGGGGGATTTGAGGTTacaagaggttaaataactcTCCCAAAGTCAAATAACAAGCCCCATGAGAAAATTAATTCTACATTGAAATCCTATGTTCTTCTTTGTTTGAGCCCCTCCCTACTCCTAATGCCTATACAGGAAATTAAACCCAAGCAGGAAAATGAGTACAGGTGGGAAGGAAAACTCAGATTTCCTGGCTTGCAGCTGGATCCACTCAGTCCTGGGAGAGCTTTATGTGACAGGCAACGTAATAAGAAAAAAGAGCCTTGCCTTTTGGGGTAAATCTTTAATCTTTGCTAAGATGAATACTCTTAGGTAGAAATAAGGCTGCTTAATGTTTGAAGTGCCCCTGGGATTAACAGTAGTATTTCTAGCTCTGCTGAAAATAGAAGGGGTATGAATTAGCATAGGTGGAAGTAAGGGACCCCTTCAACATATCACTCAGTGGACCAGGGtctgaaagaggaagggaaaagctAAAATGCCTGTTTTGACCCAGAATTGCTTTCACTTTGGAGAAGACACCAGGAGGGCGCAGTGACAGAATCCAAGTACCCTAACTAGTAATGAGACTGAGGTTGGCAGTATGTGAGTAGCTTCTGAGCTCCTGAGGAAGGTATGCCTTCCCTCCATGATAGTCAGATCCTCGAGTCTCCTTGCCACAGGGCTTCTCTTTTCTGGGAACATAAGAACAGGGATCCCCAAGGTCTCTACACCAGCAACTTCCTGTGATCAACATAACATGAAAATGAAGTCACTGGTTCAGCTCTGTCCTCAAAACACATCTGTTACTAGGCGTGGCCTTTGGAAAATCCAAATCACCCTTAGAACCCAGGTGTGTGGACAgctcctcttcctcattccccttccctgcccccagacACCTAAATGTTTGTGGAGCATCTGCTGGTTCCAGCTGGGTGAACTTGAGTCCTGGGTCAGCCTCTCACTGTCTCTTCATGGCCATTAGTGCACCTCCCTCCTCACAAGGTGCCTGTTATGTAGTAGCTGCTCAGCAAGCTGGCGATTATAGAaagactgactgactgactgacaaATAGCATTATTTATGAAGAAAGGCCCAGAGACTACTGGGAAGTTCCTTGTTTTGGGGGGTgagctgggaggaggaagggctcAGCAAAGGACAGACAGCACTGCCACTGCCTTCCTCAGGTAGCTGCTCATTGTCAGTCATTCTAGTATCACCTCCCTCTGAGCTGGTGCTGGCACCATGACCACAGCTGAGCTCCAAGCCTCTCATCTGACTCTCGCTCTCTTCCAGGCTTGGACTAGGTCCCTCCCTTCACCCAAACCCGCTCTAGGGAGCCCCTAACAGGAGGAGCTCCAGGCAGAACCTGCTGCTCTACCTGGTAGTATCCTTAGCCAGAGGGTTCTGTTTCCTACTCCTCAGTCCTGTAGGGTCACCCAGCTTGTCCCAGGCTCTGGAGGATCTGAATCGAGCTCTGCAGCTAGAATACTATGTACCCTCCCTGGGCCTTGGCCCTGGATGCCAAGGAATTTTGCTGTCACCCAATACCCTGCCCTGGCTGGACTCTCCTACCTACCTTGGCTTGTGTTCCCTTCACTCCACCCAACACTGCTCTGGCTCTGGCCTCTGGAACTTCCTGTGACCCCCAACAGTATTCTTCCTGTTTGCCTATCTGAGGCTCACTCAGCAGTTGGTGTTGAGTCTGTTCTCCCTTTCAGAGAAACTCCGTTTCACTACCAGTGTGGGGTTAGCGGGTGAATCTGGCCCCACAAATGTCCCACATAATTAAAGGGGGATAACAGTGGCTTCCAATGAGAAGTACATCTCCCATTATTTCACAGGACACCATCCTGAGGACACCGAAGGCTGCTGCTGTTCACACATCAAAACCTGGCTCCCATCTGGACCAGCTGCCAGAAGGTCCTTTAGCTCTGAGcatgcctcagtttcatcatgcATTTGCAGAGCAGGGAAGGTGGTAGTGTTGAGCCTTGTCAGTGATCAGGCCTTTTTCTGCTTATGTCACTCCCTTCTCCTGTGCTTCCCCAAGACCCAGAGCATGCAGAGAATGTCATGCAGAATTCCAATTCTAGTCATTTTACCATGGGTGCCATATTAAAGACACGCTAACATCTGGAAAAAAGCGGTAGTAAGAAACCTTCCCCCTGTCACCTTGAAGAGCTAGGGACACCATTTCAGGCCATGATGGTTTTAAAGAAGTCTCCATAGCCTACGGAGTCctccatttggaaaaaaagaaggaaacagaggaagagacatcATGTCCCAGGCATTTAGAAACCTCTTAAACACCTT
This Prionailurus viverrinus isolate Anna unplaced genomic scaffold, UM_Priviv_1.0 scaffold_50, whole genome shotgun sequence DNA region includes the following protein-coding sequences:
- the LOC125159522 gene encoding cornifin, translated to MSSHQQKQPCTPPPQPQQQQVKQPCQPPPQESCVPKTNEPCHPKPPEPCHPKAPEPCHPKAPEPCHPKAPESCHPKVPEPCPSTVTPAPAQQKTKQK